From Pseudomonas hefeiensis, one genomic window encodes:
- a CDS encoding chloride channel protein: protein MIKPFTLIHRRFTSIRWRTRVTLWTAATVAGLLVVMFTRLADLALSQFAQQTAERPWLPFIYTPLIGMFVVWLTTRFFNGSQGSGIPQVIAATKLAKQGKSVDKLVSLRIAFGKIGLGTLALTGGFSAGREGPSVQVAASIMHFFHRFLPNGRIVRVEDLILAGGAAGIAAAFNTPLAGIAFAVEELGRKLETRTSGVLLSTIILSGMVAIALQGNYNYFGHFDVQEIGRDILPPILAAGIGCGLLGGLFSRILLWPQRHHRFVLWEWRRSHPVWFAGICAMIVAILGWLSAGTSFGSGYGITSQVINNDISLPWHAPITRFLATIITYFSGIPGGIFAPSLAIGAAVGSNVAELFGLALQPIIALCMVGFLAAVTQSPITSAIIVMEMIDSHEMVISLMAVALIAKAVSSRMGPELYQQLAREFLHAAEREDTLRKPGPA from the coding sequence GTGATCAAGCCGTTTACTCTGATACATCGTCGTTTCACCTCCATCCGTTGGCGTACTCGAGTGACGTTGTGGACAGCCGCGACGGTTGCCGGTCTGCTCGTAGTCATGTTCACCCGATTGGCCGATTTAGCATTATCGCAATTCGCCCAACAAACAGCTGAGCGGCCTTGGCTGCCATTTATTTACACACCACTGATCGGCATGTTCGTGGTCTGGTTGACCACCCGCTTTTTCAATGGCTCTCAAGGCAGCGGGATACCTCAGGTGATTGCTGCAACGAAACTGGCGAAACAAGGGAAAAGTGTCGACAAACTGGTTTCGCTGCGAATTGCCTTTGGCAAGATCGGCCTTGGTACGCTCGCGCTGACAGGAGGTTTCTCCGCTGGACGCGAAGGGCCATCGGTACAAGTCGCCGCCTCGATCATGCATTTCTTCCACCGTTTTCTGCCGAATGGGCGAATCGTTCGCGTAGAGGACTTGATACTGGCGGGTGGCGCAGCCGGTATTGCCGCGGCGTTCAATACACCCCTGGCAGGCATTGCCTTCGCGGTAGAAGAACTTGGCCGCAAGCTGGAAACCCGTACCAGCGGGGTATTACTCAGCACCATTATTCTTTCAGGGATGGTCGCTATCGCCTTGCAGGGAAACTACAACTATTTCGGCCATTTTGATGTTCAGGAGATCGGCCGAGATATTCTCCCTCCAATACTGGCGGCGGGCATTGGCTGCGGCCTGTTGGGAGGACTGTTCAGCCGTATCCTGCTGTGGCCTCAGCGTCATCATCGATTCGTGCTCTGGGAGTGGCGCCGCAGCCATCCGGTGTGGTTCGCAGGGATCTGCGCAATGATTGTGGCGATACTGGGCTGGCTCAGCGCAGGCACGTCATTTGGAAGCGGCTACGGGATTACCTCGCAGGTCATCAACAATGACATCAGTCTTCCCTGGCATGCACCGATCACCCGTTTCCTGGCGACAATCATCACTTACTTTTCAGGTATTCCGGGCGGGATCTTCGCCCCGTCCCTGGCGATCGGAGCAGCCGTTGGATCCAACGTTGCCGAATTGTTTGGGCTTGCCCTGCAACCCATTATTGCGTTGTGCATGGTCGGTTTTCTCGCCGCCGTCACACAGTCTCCAATCACCTCCGCGATCATCGTCATGGAGATGATCGATAGCCATGAGATGGTCATCAGTCTCATGGCCGTGGCGTTAATAGCCAAGGCCGTGAGCTCAAGGATGGGACCAGAGTTGTATCAGCAGTTGGCGCGAGAGTTCCTTCACGCAGCAGAACGCGAAGATACATTGCGAAAACCCGGTCCGGCGTAA
- a CDS encoding AAA family ATPase, which yields MEHREALLALRTFLSTQILGQEKLIERLLIALLADGHMLVEGAPGLAKTKAIKELAEGIEAQFHRIQFTPDLLPADITGTEIYRPETGSFVFQQGPIFHNLVLADEINRAPAKVQSALLEAMAERQVSVGRSTYELSPLFLVMATQNPIEQEGTYPLPEAQLDRFLMHVKIGFPDAAVERRILQQARGEALHGETKPERRVSQQAIFSARKEILGLYMADAVEEYLVQLVMATRTPAKFDPEMAEWIAYGASPRGSIALDRCARAHAWLAGRDFVSPEDIQAVLFDVLRHRIILSFEAEAAGIDQDRVVQRILDVVAVA from the coding sequence ATGGAACATCGTGAAGCGCTGCTGGCGCTGCGAACCTTTCTTTCAACGCAGATCCTCGGCCAGGAAAAACTCATCGAGCGCCTGCTCATCGCCCTGCTCGCCGACGGCCACATGCTGGTGGAAGGCGCGCCGGGGCTGGCCAAGACCAAGGCCATCAAAGAACTGGCCGAGGGCATTGAGGCGCAGTTTCATCGTATTCAGTTCACCCCCGACCTGCTACCTGCCGACATTACCGGCACGGAAATCTACCGCCCGGAAACCGGCAGTTTCGTGTTCCAGCAGGGGCCGATCTTCCACAACCTGGTGCTGGCGGACGAAATCAACCGTGCCCCGGCCAAGGTCCAGTCAGCCTTGCTCGAAGCAATGGCCGAGCGCCAGGTCAGCGTCGGGCGCAGCACATATGAGCTGTCGCCACTGTTTTTGGTGATGGCCACACAGAACCCGATCGAGCAGGAAGGCACCTACCCGCTGCCCGAAGCCCAGCTCGACCGTTTCCTGATGCACGTCAAGATCGGCTTCCCGGATGCCGCGGTGGAGCGTCGTATTCTGCAGCAGGCCCGAGGTGAAGCGCTGCACGGCGAAACCAAACCCGAGCGCCGCGTGAGCCAGCAGGCTATTTTCTCCGCACGCAAGGAGATCCTCGGGTTGTACATGGCCGACGCCGTGGAGGAATACCTGGTGCAACTGGTCATGGCCACCCGTACGCCGGCCAAGTTTGACCCGGAAATGGCCGAATGGATCGCCTACGGCGCCAGCCCGCGGGGCTCCATCGCCCTGGACCGGTGCGCCCGTGCCCACGCCTGGCTCGCCGGCCGCGACTTCGTCAGCCCCGAGGACATCCAGGCCGTTTTGTTTGACGTACTGCGCCATCGCATCATCCTGTCGTTCGAAGCCGAAGCGGCCGGCATTGACCAGGACCGCGTCGTACAACGAATTCTCGATGTCGTCGCCGTCGCTTGA
- a CDS encoding NAD-glutamate dehydrogenase: MAFFTAASKADFQHQLQAALAQHISEQALPQVALFAEQFFGIISLDELTQRRLSDLAGCTLSAWRLLERFEHAQPQVRVYNPDYERHGWQSTHTAVEVLHHDLPFLVDSVRTELNRRGYSIHTLQTTVLSVRRGSKGELLEILPKGTQGDDILQESLMYLEIDRCANATELNVLSKELEQVLGEVRVAVADFEPMKAKVQDILASLDNSAYAIDADEKGEIKSFLEWLVGNHFTFLGYEEFVVRDDADGGHIQYNPDSFLGLTKLLRAGLTVDDLRIEDYAVNYLREPTPLSFAKAAHPSRVHRPAYPDYVSIREIDADGKVIKECRFMGLYTSSVYGESVRVIPYIRRKVEEIERRSGFQAKAHLGKELAQVVEVLPRDDLFQTPVDELFSTVMSIVQIQERNKIRVFLRKDPYGRFCYCLAYVPRDIYSTEVRQKIQQVLMERLKASDCEFWTFFSESVLARVQLILRVDPKNRLDIDPVLLEKEVVQACRSWKDDYASLVIESFGEAQGTNVLADFPKGFPAGYRERFAAHSAVVDMQHLLSLHEKNPLVMSFYQPLGQVSGQRELHCKLYHADTPLALSDVLPILENLGLRVLGEFPYRLRHTNGREFWIHDFAFTAAEGLDLDIQQLNDTLQDAFVHIVRGDAENDAFNRLVLTAGLPWRDVALLRAYARYLKQIRLGFDLGYIASTLNNHTDIARELTRLFKTRFYLARKLSSDDLEDKQVRLEQAILTALDNVQVLNEDRILRRYLDLIKATLRTNFYQTDANGQNKSYFSFKFNPHLIPELPKPVPKFEIFVYSPRVEGVHLRFGNVARGGLRWSDREEDYRTEVLGLVKAQQVKNSVIVPVGAKGGFLPRRLPLGGGRDEIAAEGIACYRIFISGLLDITDNLKEGALVPPANVVRHDDDDPYLVVAADKGTATFSDIANGIAIDYGFWLGDAFASGGSAGYDHKKMGITAKGAWVGVQRHFRERGINVQEDSITVVGVGDMAGDVFGNGLLMSDKLQLVAAFNHLHIFIDPNPEPASSFAERQRLFDLPRSAWTDYDTSIMSEGGGIFSRSAKSIAISPQMKERFDIKADKLTPTELLNALLKAPVDLLWNGGIGTYVKASTESHADVGDKANDALRVNGDELRCKVVGEGGNLGMTQLGRVEFGLHGGATNTDFIDNAGGVDCSDHEVNIKILLNEVVQAGDMTEKQRNQLLGSMTDEVGGLVLGNNYKQTQALSLAARRAFVRIAEYKRLMNDLEARGKLDRAIEFLPAEEQLAERVAAGQGLTRAELSVLISYSKIDLKEALLNSQVPDDDYLTRDMETAFPPTLVSKFSEAMRRHRLKREIVSTQIANDLVNHMGITFVQRLKESTGMSPANVAGAYVIVRDIFHLPHWFRQIEALDHQVSADVQLELMDELMRLGRRATRWFLRSRRNEQNAARDVAHFGPHLAALGLKLDELLEGPTREGWQTRYQAYVAAGVPELLARMVAGTTHLYTLLPIIEASDVTGQNAADVAKAYFAVGSALDITWYLQQISALPVENNWQALAREAFRDDVDWQQRAITISVLQQGDGTQEVETRLALWLEQHNDMVERWRAMLVDIRAASGTDYAMYAVANRELLDLALSGQAVVTAN; the protein is encoded by the coding sequence ATGGCGTTCTTCACCGCAGCCAGCAAAGCCGACTTCCAGCACCAACTGCAAGCGGCACTGGCGCAGCACATCAGTGAACAGGCACTGCCACAAGTGGCGCTGTTCGCTGAACAATTCTTCGGCATCATTTCCCTCGATGAACTTACCCAGCGCCGGTTGTCTGACCTCGCCGGCTGCACCCTGTCTGCCTGGCGCCTGCTTGAGCGCTTCGAACACGCGCAGCCGCAGGTCCGCGTCTACAACCCGGATTACGAACGCCACGGCTGGCAGTCGACGCATACCGCAGTGGAAGTGCTGCACCACGACCTGCCGTTCCTGGTGGATTCGGTCCGCACCGAACTGAACCGTCGCGGCTACAGCATCCATACCCTGCAAACCACCGTGTTGAGCGTGCGTCGCGGCAGCAAGGGCGAGTTGCTGGAGATCCTGCCAAAAGGCACCCAGGGCGACGACATCCTGCAAGAGTCGTTGATGTACCTGGAGATCGACCGCTGTGCCAACGCCACCGAACTCAACGTCCTGAGCAAGGAACTTGAGCAGGTGCTGGGCGAGGTGCGCGTGGCGGTGGCTGATTTCGAGCCGATGAAAGCCAAGGTCCAGGACATTCTGGCCAGCCTGGACAACAGTGCCTACGCTATCGATGCCGACGAAAAAGGCGAGATCAAGAGCTTTCTGGAATGGCTGGTGGGTAACCACTTCACCTTCCTGGGCTACGAAGAGTTCGTGGTTCGTGATGACGCCGACGGCGGCCATATCCAATACAACCCCGATTCGTTCCTCGGCCTGACCAAACTGCTGCGCGCCGGCCTTACGGTCGATGACCTGCGCATTGAAGACTACGCCGTCAATTACCTGCGCGAACCGACCCCGCTGTCGTTTGCCAAGGCCGCGCATCCGAGCCGCGTACACCGTCCTGCCTACCCGGACTACGTGTCGATCCGTGAGATCGATGCCGATGGCAAGGTCATCAAGGAATGCCGCTTCATGGGCCTGTACACCTCGTCGGTGTATGGCGAGAGCGTGCGTGTCATTCCTTACATTCGCCGCAAGGTCGAGGAAATCGAACGCCGCTCGGGCTTCCAGGCCAAGGCGCACCTGGGCAAAGAGCTGGCCCAGGTGGTCGAAGTGCTGCCCCGTGACGACCTGTTCCAGACTCCGGTGGACGAGCTGTTCAGCACTGTGATGTCCATCGTGCAGATCCAGGAACGCAACAAGATCCGCGTATTCCTGCGCAAAGACCCGTACGGCCGTTTCTGCTACTGCCTGGCCTATGTGCCACGCGACATCTATTCCACCGAAGTGCGTCAGAAGATCCAGCAAGTGCTGATGGAACGTCTGAAAGCCTCGGACTGCGAGTTCTGGACCTTCTTCTCCGAATCCGTGCTGGCCCGTGTACAGCTGATCCTGCGCGTGGACCCGAAGAACCGTCTCGACATCGACCCGGTATTGCTGGAAAAAGAAGTGGTGCAGGCCTGCCGCAGCTGGAAGGATGACTACGCGAGCCTGGTGATCGAAAGCTTCGGCGAAGCCCAGGGCACCAACGTACTGGCCGATTTCCCGAAAGGCTTCCCGGCCGGCTACCGCGAGCGTTTTGCCGCGCACTCGGCCGTGGTCGACATGCAGCACCTGTTGAGCCTGCATGAAAAAAATCCGCTGGTCATGAGTTTCTACCAGCCGCTGGGCCAGGTTTCCGGTCAGCGCGAGCTGCACTGCAAGCTGTACCACGCCGATACGCCGCTGGCATTGTCCGATGTGCTACCGATCCTGGAGAACCTCGGCCTGCGCGTGCTGGGCGAGTTCCCGTATCGCCTGCGCCACACCAATGGCCGCGAGTTCTGGATTCATGACTTCGCGTTCACCGCCGCTGAAGGCCTGGACCTGGACATCCAGCAGCTCAACGACACCTTGCAGGACGCCTTCGTCCACATCGTGCGCGGCGACGCCGAGAACGATGCATTCAACCGCCTGGTGCTGACCGCCGGCCTGCCATGGCGTGATGTAGCGCTGCTGCGCGCCTACGCCCGTTACCTGAAGCAGATCCGCCTGGGCTTTGACCTGGGTTACATCGCCAGCACCCTGAACAACCACACCGACATCGCTCGCGAGCTGACCCGGTTGTTCAAGACCCGCTTCTACCTGGCCCGCAAGCTCAGCAGCGACGACCTGGAAGACAAGCAAGTACGCCTGGAACAGGCGATCCTCACGGCGCTGGACAACGTCCAGGTGCTCAACGAAGACCGCATCCTGCGTCGCTACCTGGACCTGATCAAGGCCACCCTGCGGACCAACTTCTACCAGACCGACGCCAACGGTCAGAACAAGTCCTACTTCAGCTTCAAGTTCAATCCGCACTTGATCCCGGAATTGCCCAAGCCAGTACCAAAATTCGAGATTTTCGTGTACTCGCCACGGGTCGAAGGCGTGCATCTGCGCTTCGGCAACGTAGCCCGTGGTGGTCTGCGCTGGTCCGATCGTGAAGAAGATTACCGCACCGAGGTGCTCGGCCTGGTCAAGGCCCAGCAAGTGAAAAACTCGGTAATCGTGCCGGTCGGTGCCAAGGGCGGTTTCCTGCCACGGCGCCTGCCGCTGGGCGGCGGCCGGGACGAAATTGCGGCCGAGGGCATCGCCTGCTACCGCATCTTCATCTCGGGTCTGCTGGACATCACCGACAACCTCAAGGAAGGCGCACTGGTACCGCCGGCCAACGTCGTGCGTCATGACGACGATGACCCGTACCTGGTGGTGGCGGCGGACAAGGGCACCGCGACCTTCTCCGACATCGCCAACGGCATTGCCATCGACTACGGCTTCTGGCTCGGCGATGCGTTCGCCTCCGGCGGATCGGCCGGCTACGACCACAAGAAAATGGGCATCACCGCCAAGGGCGCGTGGGTCGGTGTTCAGCGTCACTTCCGCGAACGCGGTATCAATGTTCAGGAAGACAGCATCACCGTGGTAGGTGTCGGCGACATGGCCGGCGACGTGTTCGGTAACGGCCTGTTGATGTCTGACAAGTTGCAACTGGTCGCAGCGTTCAACCACCTGCACATCTTCATCGACCCGAACCCGGAACCGGCCAGCAGCTTCGCCGAGCGCCAGCGTCTGTTCGACCTGCCGCGTTCGGCCTGGACCGACTACGACACCAGCATCATGTCCGAAGGCGGCGGTATCTTCTCGCGCAGCGCCAAGAGCATCGCCATCTCGCCACAGATGAAAGAACGCTTCGACATCAAGGCCGACAAACTGACTCCGACCGAGCTGCTCAACGCCTTGCTCAAGGCGCCAGTGGATCTGTTGTGGAACGGCGGTATCGGCACTTACGTCAAGGCCAGCACCGAAAGCCACGCCGATGTGGGCGACAAGGCCAACGATGCGCTGCGCGTGAACGGTGACGAACTGCGCTGCAAGGTCGTGGGCGAGGGCGGCAACCTGGGCATGACCCAATTGGGTCGTGTCGAGTTCGGCCTGCATGGCGGCGCCACCAACACCGATTTCATCGATAACGCCGGCGGCGTGGACTGCTCCGACCACGAAGTGAACATCAAGATCCTGCTCAACGAAGTGGTGCAGGCCGGCGACATGACCGAGAAGCAACGCAACCAGTTGCTTGGCAGCATGACCGACGAAGTCGGCGGCCTGGTGTTGGGCAACAACTACAAGCAGACCCAGGCCCTGTCCCTGGCGGCACGCCGTGCATTCGTGCGCATTGCCGAATACAAGCGCCTGATGAACGATCTGGAGGCACGCGGCAAGCTGGATCGCGCCATCGAGTTCCTGCCGGCCGAAGAACAACTGGCCGAGCGTGTCGCGGCGGGCCAAGGCCTGACCCGTGCCGAACTGTCGGTGCTGATCTCCTACAGCAAGATCGACCTCAAGGAAGCGCTGCTCAACTCCCAGGTGCCGGATGACGATTACCTGACCCGTGACATGGAGACCGCGTTCCCGCCGACGCTGGTGAGCAAGTTCTCCGAAGCCATGCGTCGCCATCGCCTCAAGCGCGAGATCGTCAGCACCCAGATCGCCAACGATCTGGTCAACCACATGGGCATCACCTTCGTTCAACGGCTCAAGGAGTCCACCGGCATGAGCCCGGCGAACGTGGCGGGTGCGTATGTAATAGTTCGAGATATCTTTCACCTTCCGCACTGGTTCCGCCAAATAGAAGCCCTGGACCACCAGGTGTCGGCCGACGTACAGCTGGAGCTGATGGACGAGCTGATGCGCCTGGGTCGTCGTGCGACGCGCTGGTTCCTGCGCAGTCGTCGTAACGAGCAGAACGCTGCCCGGGATGTTGCTCACTTCGGTCCGCACCTGGCGGCGCTGGGCCTCAAGCTCGACGAGCTGCTGGAAGGCCCGACCCGTGAAGGCTGGCAGACCCGTTACCAGGCCTATGTGGCGGCCGGCGTGCCGGAGCTGCTGGCGCGCATGGTTGCAGGCACCACGCACCTGTACACCTTGCTGCCGATCATCGAAGCGTCCGACGTCACCGGCCAGAACGCCGCCGATGTGGCCAAGGCCTACTTCGCCGTGGGCAGCGCCCTGGACATCACCTGGTACTTGCAACAGATCAGCGCGCTGCCGGTAGAAAACAACTGGCAGGCCCTGGCCCGTGAAGCGTTCCGTGATGACGTCGACTGGCAGCAGCGGGCTATCACCATTTCGGTCCTGCAACAGGGCGACGGCACTCAGGAGGTGGAAACACGTCTGGCGCTGTGGCTGGAACAGCATAACGACATGGTCGAGCGCTGGCGCGCCATGTTGGTGGACATCCGTGCCGCCAGTGGCACGGACTACGCCATGTACGCGGTCGCCAACCGCGAACTGCTGGACCTGGCGTTGAGTGGTCAGGCGGTCGTAACGGCCAACTGA
- a CDS encoding vWA domain-containing protein → MFEFAWPWIFALLPLPWLMRLVLPAADSGEPALRVSFLGDLEGLVGRRARSNLPTWRQQAPFILLWLLLLIAAARPQWLGEPLPIAASGRDLLVAVDVSGSMDFPDMRWQDEDISRLALVQHLLGDFLEGREGDRVGLILFGSQAYLQAPLTFDRRTVRLWLDEARIGIAGKNTAIGDAIGLALKRLRQRPANSRVLILVTDGANNGGEIDPLTAARLAAEEGVKIYPIGIGADPEESVTAGFVGVNPSLDLDEATLREIAQATGGQYFRAQDGEQLLAIKGTLDQLEPVTQQPTQARPALALYQWPLSGALLLSILLAARERWPDNPLQRLFTQPLFRPAEHSEWRQRLKRLRLGRRR, encoded by the coding sequence ATGTTTGAGTTCGCCTGGCCGTGGATTTTCGCGCTGTTGCCGCTGCCCTGGCTGATGCGTCTGGTGCTGCCCGCCGCCGACAGTGGCGAGCCGGCCCTCAGGGTCAGTTTCCTGGGCGACCTCGAAGGTCTCGTGGGGCGCCGGGCCCGAAGCAATCTGCCGACCTGGCGTCAGCAGGCGCCCTTCATCCTGCTCTGGCTGTTGTTGCTGATTGCCGCTGCGCGCCCGCAATGGTTGGGCGAGCCGCTGCCGATCGCTGCCAGCGGCCGAGACCTGTTGGTGGCGGTGGATGTCTCGGGATCCATGGACTTCCCCGATATGCGCTGGCAAGACGAGGACATCAGTCGCCTCGCGCTGGTCCAGCACCTGCTCGGGGATTTTCTCGAGGGCCGTGAAGGTGATCGGGTCGGCCTGATCCTGTTCGGCAGCCAGGCCTACCTCCAGGCACCACTGACCTTCGACCGTCGCACCGTGCGGCTCTGGCTGGATGAAGCGCGCATCGGCATCGCCGGCAAGAACACCGCTATCGGCGACGCCATCGGCCTGGCGCTCAAGCGCCTGCGTCAACGTCCGGCAAACAGCCGCGTGCTGATCCTGGTGACCGATGGGGCCAACAACGGTGGCGAGATCGACCCGCTGACCGCCGCCCGACTGGCCGCCGAAGAGGGCGTGAAGATCTACCCGATTGGCATTGGCGCCGATCCGGAAGAAAGCGTCACGGCAGGATTTGTCGGGGTAAATCCGAGCCTGGACCTCGACGAAGCGACACTCAGGGAAATTGCCCAAGCCACGGGTGGCCAGTATTTTCGCGCCCAGGATGGCGAACAACTGCTGGCAATCAAGGGCACCCTCGATCAGCTCGAACCAGTGACCCAGCAACCGACCCAGGCCCGCCCGGCCCTGGCGCTTTATCAATGGCCGCTGTCCGGTGCGCTGCTGTTGAGCATCTTGCTGGCGGCGCGGGAGCGCTGGCCGGACAACCCTTTGCAGCGCCTGTTTACCCAGCCGCTATTCCGACCGGCAGAACACTCCGAGTGGCGCCAACGACTCAAGCGCTTGCGCCTGGGGAGACGCCGATGA
- a CDS encoding cupin domain-containing protein, with protein sequence MKTLCLIATLSLLPLAPVYAHETAPSEKINVLQEKMLKNLPGNKAMMLTVDYAPGQSSVAHKHEGTAMAYVLEGAITSQVQGEPATTYKAGEFWYEAAGSEHLVSKNASSTEPAKLLVFMVMGKDEAVLIPLKN encoded by the coding sequence ATGAAAACGCTTTGCCTGATCGCCACCCTCAGTCTGCTGCCTCTGGCCCCGGTCTATGCCCACGAAACCGCGCCTTCGGAAAAGATCAACGTGCTGCAGGAGAAGATGCTGAAGAACCTGCCCGGTAACAAAGCCATGATGCTGACGGTCGACTACGCCCCCGGCCAGTCGTCCGTCGCCCACAAACATGAAGGAACGGCCATGGCCTATGTGCTGGAAGGTGCCATCACCTCCCAGGTCCAAGGCGAGCCGGCGACCACCTACAAGGCCGGGGAATTCTGGTACGAAGCTGCGGGGTCCGAGCATCTGGTTTCGAAAAACGCCAGCTCGACCGAACCGGCCAAATTGCTGGTGTTCATGGTGATGGGCAAGGATGAAGCGGTGTTGATACCGCTGAAGAACTAA
- a CDS encoding DUF58 domain-containing protein, with protein sequence MNNPLAPVPGIRVSLSELIEMRHRVREVQLFSTPGQRSPLIGLHHSKLRGRGVDFDQVRVYQAGDDVRTIDWRVTARTQEPHTKLFHEERERPIFIMIEQSHRLFFGSGLMFKSVLAAQAASLIGWAALGHNDRVGGLVFGDNTHYEVKPRRSKQSLLQLLNRLVRVNQSLHTEGEPDRDSFGIALRRAREVLRPGSLVIVICDERALSDGAEQQLSLLSRHCDLLLLPLSDPLDHALPAAGLLRFAQRGAQLELDTLNFDLRQTYRAQAEARQERWELLAQKLRILLMPLSTQGDMVDQLREYLNPKRSGKNQ encoded by the coding sequence GTGAACAACCCACTGGCGCCCGTACCGGGCATCCGCGTCAGCCTTTCGGAGCTGATCGAGATGCGCCATCGCGTGCGTGAAGTGCAGTTGTTCTCGACGCCAGGCCAGCGTAGCCCGCTGATCGGCCTGCACCACTCCAAGCTGCGCGGACGCGGCGTGGATTTCGATCAGGTGCGGGTCTACCAGGCCGGCGACGATGTGCGCACCATTGACTGGCGCGTGACCGCCCGTACCCAGGAGCCCCACACCAAGCTGTTTCATGAGGAGCGAGAGCGGCCGATCTTCATCATGATCGAGCAAAGCCATCGGCTGTTCTTCGGCTCGGGATTAATGTTCAAGTCGGTGCTAGCGGCCCAGGCCGCCAGCCTGATCGGCTGGGCCGCGCTGGGGCACAACGACCGGGTTGGCGGGCTGGTGTTCGGTGATAATACCCATTACGAGGTCAAGCCCCGGCGCAGTAAACAGAGCCTACTGCAACTGCTTAACCGCCTGGTGCGGGTCAATCAGTCGCTGCACACCGAAGGTGAGCCGGACCGCGATTCGTTCGGCATCGCCCTGCGCCGGGCCCGGGAAGTGCTACGGCCCGGCAGCCTGGTCATCGTGATTTGCGATGAACGTGCGCTGTCCGACGGTGCCGAGCAACAATTAAGCCTACTGTCGCGCCATTGCGACCTGCTGCTGTTGCCGCTCTCGGACCCGCTGGATCACGCCCTGCCCGCAGCCGGGTTGCTGCGTTTCGCCCAGCGCGGCGCACAATTGGAGCTCGACACGCTGAATTTCGACTTGCGCCAGACCTATCGCGCCCAAGCCGAGGCACGCCAGGAACGCTGGGAACTACTGGCGCAGAAGTTGCGGATCCTGCTGATGCCCCTGAGCACCCAGGGCGACATGGTCGATCAGTTGCGCGAATACCTGAACCCCAAGCGCTCGGGGAAAAACCAATGA
- a CDS encoding DUF4381 domain-containing protein, with protein MSSLDQLQPLIAPPPIGFWPPAPGWWLLLVVLPLLGLGLWQLRRFMPARRSTAHAEQPLDPARLAALAELALLPKPYDGAPAGAWLQQLNGLLKRLCRNHYPYSQSHTLNGRQWLAFLDNRCPAAGLTHWMVLVEGAYKPECKLDDKAIAGLTQAVEIWIRKHV; from the coding sequence ATGAGCAGTCTCGATCAACTGCAGCCGTTGATAGCGCCTCCTCCCATCGGTTTCTGGCCCCCCGCGCCGGGCTGGTGGCTGCTGCTGGTGGTGTTGCCGTTGCTGGGCCTGGGGCTATGGCAATTGCGCCGTTTCATGCCCGCCAGGCGCTCCACCGCCCACGCCGAGCAACCCCTGGACCCGGCGCGTCTGGCCGCTCTGGCGGAACTCGCCCTGCTGCCCAAACCCTACGATGGCGCCCCTGCCGGCGCCTGGCTGCAACAGCTCAACGGGCTGCTCAAGCGCCTGTGCCGCAACCACTATCCTTATAGCCAGAGCCACACCCTCAACGGACGTCAATGGCTGGCTTTCCTGGATAACCGCTGCCCGGCAGCGGGCCTGACCCACTGGATGGTACTGGTGGAAGGCGCCTACAAACCCGAATGCAAGCTCGATGACAAAGCCATTGCCGGCCTGACCCAGGCCGTCGAAATCTGGATTCGCAAACATGTTTGA
- a CDS encoding antibiotic biosynthesis monooxygenase family protein has translation MTRQVINTVQVRAAAGRSEELGRQLQKIVETLRAQPGCDAYMVDRCPEDGDRWNVSARWQSEAAMQAHFNCPEVQGFIGLIDNRLARSVDFNR, from the coding sequence ATGACTCGCCAAGTGATCAATACCGTACAGGTCCGAGCCGCCGCTGGTCGCTCGGAAGAACTGGGCCGCCAGTTGCAGAAAATCGTCGAAACCTTGCGCGCGCAACCCGGGTGCGATGCCTACATGGTTGACCGTTGCCCGGAGGACGGCGACCGCTGGAACGTCAGCGCCCGCTGGCAATCGGAAGCGGCGATGCAAGCCCACTTCAACTGCCCTGAAGTGCAAGGTTTCATCGGCCTGATCGACAACCGCCTGGCTCGAAGCGTGGACTTCAACCGCTGA